Proteins encoded together in one Methanobacterium sp. window:
- the mtnA gene encoding S-methyl-5-thioribose-1-phosphate isomerase — MKTMYWKSNHLFLLDQTKLPDEIIYYECKTYKDVIQAIKTMKVRGAPAIGVAAAFGIALAEIEGVDLQKAAEEIKAARPTAVNLSWAVDRVLNADSALDEALKMYDEDIETNKTIGKHGATIIEDGDTILTHCNAGALACVDYGTALGVIRAAFGEGKKIKVICDETRPFCQGAKLSVFEMQQENIPVKLIVDNAAARMMQIGKVNKVVVGADRVAKGGIANKIGTLMVALAAKRFGVPFYVAAPKSTFDFENSIYDIEIEERDPNEVLYFGECRVAPEGTEVENPSFDIVPSDLITGIITEEGILEPF; from the coding sequence ATGAAGACAATGTACTGGAAGAGTAATCACCTATTTTTACTGGATCAGACAAAACTGCCGGATGAAATTATTTACTATGAATGTAAAACCTACAAAGACGTAATTCAGGCCATAAAAACCATGAAAGTCCGGGGAGCACCTGCAATTGGCGTAGCAGCAGCCTTTGGAATAGCTCTTGCAGAAATTGAAGGTGTTGATCTCCAAAAAGCTGCAGAAGAAATTAAAGCTGCAAGACCTACTGCAGTGAATTTATCCTGGGCAGTTGATAGAGTGCTTAATGCTGATTCTGCTCTGGATGAAGCTTTAAAAATGTATGATGAAGACATTGAAACCAATAAAACAATTGGAAAACATGGTGCAACAATAATAGAAGATGGAGACACGATTTTAACCCATTGTAATGCCGGTGCATTGGCATGTGTTGACTATGGAACCGCTTTAGGAGTCATACGAGCAGCATTTGGAGAAGGTAAGAAAATTAAGGTTATATGCGATGAAACAAGGCCTTTCTGTCAGGGGGCAAAGCTCTCTGTCTTTGAAATGCAGCAGGAAAATATTCCGGTGAAATTAATCGTGGATAACGCTGCTGCACGAATGATGCAGATAGGAAAAGTAAATAAAGTTGTTGTTGGTGCAGACAGAGTAGCTAAAGGTGGAATTGCAAATAAAATAGGCACTCTAATGGTTGCCCTTGCTGCAAAACGGTTTGGAGTTCCATTTTATGTTGCAGCACCTAAAAGCACATTTGATTTTGAAAATTCAATTTATGATATAGAAATTGAAGAAAGAGACCCTAATGAAGTGTTATATTTCGGAGAATGTCGCGTTGCGCCTGAAGGAACCGAAGTGGAAAATCCTTCATTTGATATTGTGCCAAGTGACCTTATTACTGGAATAATTACTGAGGAAGGGATTTTAGAGCCATTTTAA